A region from the Salminus brasiliensis chromosome 22, fSalBra1.hap2, whole genome shotgun sequence genome encodes:
- the taok2b gene encoding serine/threonine-protein kinase TAO2 isoform X1 has translation MPSSVRAGSLKDPEVAELFYREDPEKLFTDLREIGHGSFGAVYFAHDIRTNEVVAIKKMSYSGKQSNEKWQDIIKEVKFLQKLRHPNTVEYRGCYLREHTAWLVMEYCLGSASDLLEVHKKPLQEVEIAAIIHGALQGLVYLHSHNMIHRDVKAGNILLTEPGQVKLGDFGSASIVAPANSFVGTPYWMAPEVILAMDEGQYDGKVDVWSLGITCIELAERKPPLFNMNAMSALYHIAQNESPVLQSNHWSDYFRNFVDSCLQKIAQDRPTSDVLLKHHFLCRERPLTVVMDLITRTKDAVRELDNLQYRKMKKILFQETHNGPAAEGAEEEEDVEQYMLRTGTVNSMESSHSLPSMSISASSQSSSVNSLADGSDDSGEMAMMQEGEHTVTSNSSVLHKPLSHDNIYDDPYQPEVDSQQQGPSSGGGGGGGGGGGRRRRGRDHFATIRTASLVTRQIQEHEQGSALREQMSGYKRMRRQHQKQLMALENKLKAEMDEHQLRLDKELETQRNNFSSESDKFNKKHQVILEKETKGSSTEEKKFQQHILTQQKKELTTLLESQKRQYRQRKEQLKEELNENQSTPKREKQEWLVQQKECLQQHQAEEEAGLLRRQRQYYELQCRQYKRKMLLARHNLEQDLVREELNKKQTLKDLECAMLLRHHESTQELEFRQLGLVQRTRADLIRTQHQSELTNQMEYNKRREQELRQKHAMEVRQQPKSLRVSETDGTDPAGEGPDDVGSGPVRDGVEELVEERDGDQRVMYGESASSVGVTVEEERVDEVDGSERSSSEGLGEGRDIVSRQDEGSHIQPLTEQSGEKEAGGEAEAAGGIVFAKEDVDVERVGTEEWQEEKERKEGDDGEGHRRQVDGTQWDEEDDSGSETEMETEEEGEEGRGVADGCPSELIISTPSLEHRPRERERDVDELSEFYFPDTLEELEPPPVRAPASPPSSSKPSFPSLFSHTICLVLSLSAAVQPSVPTLLSLAVFLLSLRRSPPLPSLASVLLSAELAFLALFFSYLFLRSLCSLSLSTYLSLTLWASGLFSLGLSLSLGLYYVPVALISAFFLSSPSLFLSLYLLVVLVVRPARVFLQDSPRKLRRLWVRLLFRLPKPLFTLCQSLLGGLAERSLYDMFPKAGRNWGGRRSRIPVPVKSLPAEYQSRRMGSALLARCLLWARRFVRRPIGVLADLANSVVLKVASKVLKELPPQYLSRLRAFGLLREEKPSKLPRLLPQAVREQRRRMRERRERERRRRAERERVYREEGRWESGLRRTASGRSLKGKIVPWR, from the exons ATGCCGTCGAGTGTGCGGGCAGGGAGCTTGAAGGACCCGGAGGTGGCTGAGCTCTTCTACAGGGAGGACCCGGAGAAGCTCTTCACTGACCTGCGTGAGATAGGCCATGGCAGCTTCGGAGCCGTCTACTTC GCCCACGACATCCGCACCAATGAGGTGGTGGCCATCAAGAAGATGTCCTACAGCGGCAAGCAGTCCAACGAG AAGTGGCAGGATATTATCAAAGAGGTGAAGTTCCTCCAGAAGCTGCGGCACCCCAACACCGTGGAGTACAGAGGCTGCTACTTGAGAGAGCACACAGCATGG cTGGTGATGGAGTACTGCTTGGGGTCAGCCTCAGATCTGCTAGAAG TGCACAAGAAGCCTCTGCAAGAAGTGGAAATTGCAGCCATCATCCACGGTGCACTGCAGGGCCTGGTGTACCTCCACTCTCACAACATGATTCACAG GGACGTGAAGGCCGGAAATATCTTGCTGACGGAGCCAGGCCAGGTCAAACTGGGAGACTTTGGCTCCGCTTCCATCGTCGCCCCCGCCAACTCGTTCGTAGGCACACCCTACTG GATGGCTCCAGAGGTGATCTTGGCCATGGATGAGGGCCAGTATGACGGGAAAGTGGACGTGTGGTCACTCGGCATCACCTGTATAGAGCTGG CGGAGAGGAAGCCTCCCTTGTTTAACATGAATGCTATGAGTGCCTTATACCACATCGCACAGAACGAAAGCCCAGTCCTGCAGTCCAATCACTG GTCGGATTATTTCCGGAATTTCGTGGACTCCTGTCTGCAGAAGATCGCCCAGGACAGACCTACCTCTGACGTGCTGCTCAAG CATCATTTCCTGTGTCGGGAGCGCCCGCTGACGGTGGTGATGGATCTGATCACACGCACTAAAGACGCCGTGCGAGAGCTCGACAACCTGCAGTACCGCAAAATGAAGAAGATCCTCTTCCAGGAAACGCACAACGGCCCGGCCGCTGAGGgcgcggaggaggaggag GACGTGGAGCAGTACATGCTGCGGACGGGGACGGTGAACAGCATGGAGAGCTCGCATTCGCTGCCCTCCATGTCCATCAGCGCCAGCTCCCAGAGCTCCTCGGTGAACAGCCTGGCCGACGGCTCGGACGACAGCGGGGAGATGGCCATGATGCAGGAGGGCGAGCACACGGTCACCTCCAACAGCTCCGTGCTGCACAAACCCCTG AGCCATGACAACATCTACGACGATCCCTACCAGCCAGAGGTGGACTCCCAGCAACAGGGGCCGTCCAGCGGTGGCGGCGGTGGTGGAGGCGGCGGTGGTGGGCGCCGGCGCCGAGGCCGGGACCACTTCGCCACCATCCGGACGGCGTCGCTGGTGACGCGTCAGATCCAGGAGCACGAGCAGGGCTCGGCGCTGCGGGAGCAGATGTCCGGCTACAAGCGCATGAGGCGCCAGCACCAGAAGCAGCTGATGGCCCTGGAGAACAAGCTGAAGGCCGAGATGGACGAGCACCAGCTGCGGCTGGACAAGGAGCTGGAGACGCAGAGGAACAACTTCAGCAGCGAGAGCGACAAGTTCAACAAGAAGCACCAGGTTATACTGGAGAAAGAG ACTAAGGGATCCTCCACAGAGGAGAAGAAGTTCCAGCAGCACATCCTGACTCAGCAGAAGAAGGAACTCACGACTCTGCTGGAGTCTCAGAAGCGGCAGTACAGGCAGCGCAAAGAGCAGCTGAAGGAG GAGCTGAACGAGAACCAGTCCACACCGAAGCGAGAAAAGCAGGAGTGGCTGGTGCAGCAGAAGGAGTGTCTGCAGCAGCACCAGGCCGAGGAGGAGGCAGGGCTGCTGCGGCGACAGAGGCAGTACTACGAGCTGCAGTGCCGTCAGTACAAGAGGAAGATGCTGCTGGCCCGACACAACCTGGAGCAGGACCTGGTCAGAGAG GAACTGAACAAGAAGCAGACACTGAAGGACCTGGAGTGCGCCATGCTCCTGCGGCACCACGAGTCCACACAGGAGCTGGAGTTCCGGCAGCTGGGCCTGGTGCAGCGCACCCGTGCCGACCTGATCCGCACGCAGCACCAGAGCGAGCTCACCAATCAGATGGAGTACAACAAGCGGCGTGAGCAGGAGCTCCGCCAGAAGCATGCCATGGAGGTCCGCCAGCAGCCCAAGAGcctgagagtgagtgagacagaCGGCACAGACCCTGCGGGGGAGGGACCCGATGACGTGGGGTCAGGGCCTGTGAGGGACGGGGTGGAAGAACTGGTTGAGGAGAGGGATGGGGATCAGAGGGTGATGTACGGAGAGTCGGCCTCATCTGTGGGGGTAACCGTAGAGGAAGAGAGGGTTGACGAAGTTGATGGAAGTGAGAGAAGCAGCAGCGAGGGCTTGGGAGAAGGGAGGGATATTGTGAGCAGGCAGGATGAGGGAAGCCATATACAGCCCTTAACTGAGCAGAGTGGGGAGAAGGAGGCTGGGGGAGAGGCGGAAGCGGCAGGTGGGATAGTATTCGCCAAGGAGGATGTAGATGTGGAGAGGGTAGGGACTGAGGAATGGCAGGAGGAGAAGGAACGTAAAGAGGGCGATGACGGAGAAGGCCACCGGAGACAGGTGGATGGCACACAGTGGGACGAGGAGGATGATTCGGGCAGTgagacagagatggagacaGAGGAAGAAGGGGAAGAGGGCAGGGGCGTGGCTGACGGCTGTCCGTCAGAGCTCATCATCTCCACACCCTCTCTTGAGCACCGGCCTCGCGAGCGTGAACGGGACGTGGACGAGCTGTCCGAATTTTACTTCCCCGACACTTTGGAGGAGCTTGAGCCGCCTCCCGTTCGTGCCCCGGCCTCACCGCCCTCCTCCTCTAAGCCTTCCTTCCCTTCGCTCTTCTCCCACACCATCTGCCTCGTCCTCTCGCTGTCTGCGGCGGTTCAGCCGTCCGTGCCCACCCTCTTGTCCCTCGCCGTCTTCCTTCTTTCCCTCCGCCGCTCCCCGCCCCTTCCTTCCCTCGCTTCTGTCCTCCTCTCGGCCGAGCTGGCCTTCTTGGCCCTCTTCTTCTCGTACCTCTTCCTGCGTTCCCTCTGCTCCCTCTCTTTGTCCACATACTTATCGCTCACGCTCTGGGCCTCGGGCCTCTTCAGCCTGGGCCTGTCGCTGAGCCTGGGCCTCTATTACGTCCCGGTGGCCCTGATCTCGGCCTTCTTCCTCAGCTCaccctccctcttcctctccctctacctgctggtggtgctggtggtacgACCAGCCCGAGTCTTCCTCCAGGACTCCCCGCGCAAGCTCCGGCGGCTCTGGGTGCGGCTGCTCTTCCGCCTGCCCAAGCCTCTCTTCACCCTGTGCCAGTCGCTGCTGGGCGGCCTGGCCGAGCGCAGCCTCTACGACATGTTCCCAAAAGCCGGCCGCAACTGGGGCGGCCGGCGCTCCAGGATCCCTGTGCCTGTCAAAAGCCTCCCGGCCGAGTACCAGTCCCGGCGCATGGGATCTGCCCTGCTGGCCCGGTGCCTGCTCTGGGCGAGGCGCTTCGTCCGCCGTCCCATAGGGGTCCTGGCTGATTTGGCCAATTCGGTGGTGCTTAAAGTAGCCAGCAAAGTCCTGAAAGAGCTTCCTCCGCAGTACCTGAGCAGGCTGCGGGCCTTTGGGCTCTTGCGCGAAGAGAAGCCAAGCAAGCTGCCCAGGCTCCTGCCTCAAGCGGTGAGGGAGCAGCGGCGGAGgatgagggagaggagagagagggagcggcGCAGGAGGGCGGAGCGGGAAAGGGTGTACAGGGAGGAGGGCAGGTGGGAGAGTGGCCTGAGGAGGACGGCTTCAGGGAGGAGCTTGAAGGGGAAGATTGTGCCTTGGAGATAG